One genomic region from Colletotrichum lupini chromosome 7, complete sequence encodes:
- a CDS encoding zinc-binding dehydrogenase: MRGIQIKEYVKSPKELRVTDLPDPVPKKDDEYLIQVHATAANFFDILQIQGKYQTQPPFPWTSGCEFAGIVLKAPSSNAKYPVGARVFGATQGAFASQCVAREKELLPIPDGWSYTEAAGLFITAPTSYGALVVRAGVKPGDIVLVHAAAGGVGLAAVQVAKAFGATVIATASTPRKLDVAKAFGADHVVDYREADWPAKVKALTPGGRGVDIVYDPVGMVDASTKCTAWNGRILIIGFAAGKIEKVAMNKVLLKNISLVGIFWGQYAVKEKETVVEVWKGIMKLVAEGKLRGTEFTDEEFVGLERIPDALIALGSRGTWGKVVVKIPQDGQSKL, encoded by the exons ATGCGCGGCATTCAGATTAAGGAATATGTCAAG TCTCCCAAGGAGCTCCGCGTGACGGATCTCCCAGACCCCGTCCCCAAGAAGGATGACGAGTACCTCATCCAAGTCCACGCCACGGCCGCCAACTTTTTTGACATTCTCCAAATCCAAGGGAAATACCAGACTCAACCTC CCTTCCCCTGGACATCGGGCTGCGAATTCGCAGGCATCGTCCTCAAAGCCCCCTCGTCAAACGCAAAATACCCCGTCGGCGCCCGCGTCTTCGGCGCAACCCAAGGCGCCTTCGCATCCCAGTGCGTCGCCCGCGAAAAGGAGCTCCTCCCCATCCCAGACGGCTGGTCCTACACCGAGGCCGCCGGCCTCTTCATCACCGCGCCCACCTCCTACGGCGCCCTCGTCGTTCGCGCCGGCGTGAAGCCCGGCGACATCGTCCTCGTCCACGCCGCGGCCGGCGGCGTCGGCCTCGCCGCCGTGCAAGTCGCAAAGGCCTTCGGCGCCACCGTCATCGCCACGGCCTCGACGCCGCGCAAGCTCGACGTCGCCAAGGCCTTTGGCGCGGACCACGTCGTCGACTACCGCGAGGCCGACTGGCCCGCCAAAGTGAAAGCCCTCACGCCCGGCGGGCGCGGCGTCGACATCGTCTACGACCCCGTCGGCATGGTCGACGCTAGCACTAAATGCACGGCCTGGAACGGCCGCATCCTCATCATTGGCTTCGCGGCCGGCAAGATTGAAAAGGTGGCCATGAACAAGGTGCTCCTCAAGAACATCAGCCTCGTCGGCATCTTTTGGGGCCAGTACGCCgtcaaggagaaggagaccgTCGTCGAGGTGTGGAAGGGCATCATGAAGCTCGTCGCCGAGGGGAAGCTACGCGGCACCGAGTTCACCGACGAGGAGTTTGTCGGGCTCGAGCGCATCCCGGACGCGCTTATTGCTCTGGGCAGCCGCGGGACCTGGGGTAAGGTCGTTGTCAAGATCCCGCAGGACGGTCAGAGCAAGTTGTAG
- a CDS encoding importin-beta domain-containing protein yields MELTPNTSPREANSPGDTQQRAGAAKSKATIRASLACVPCRSKHVKCDSALPTCLRCRLEEKTCYYAKSRRGIRDAKKRSLINDPIAPPSASPDTPVSFPSPEVASFDIPIHVVDKLPCGWSLARSSHLPDLNTASPTSLLFGLYFTNFHDTHPWLLPRNQLLSRIRSNPEPFHFLTSCITYVGSLFSNAVSSEELREKAFSLASGSLPMTCWTVQGLLVLSVAAFGEGRLDLSAGWMDAATQMALDLGMQDKSFADAAGDPFVAESSRRTYWALYWQGNMRAMREDSPAFMLSGVVVTTELPCEEWEYQSGVSHYYRQSDVGTNKNQEIPQPLSLKKYNARDPMDETSHSSWTYLIDLCRLSTELILPMPTLPPGLLSNTIDRADSRLVSWLINLPKWKQQLVDSGGAVDMVLFHAMAYAYSLRIKMQLPMEASGFGIRDLLTLGPLFKARDMTLPRMPRCSSSTYPWLECSTALQAGLSTIGLFNFSLPPARYSPACIIGLRRAALALLDARMYGGSDSPALREKLDLLLGVLKVAGEMWPVARSIGNEVSEVLRELNVTNNRDSVTQLNSCMDAFITDMSTPAVAPDSGMFSFPEPRTVEEMFNWSTGIMNMGLMFSPEAQLRIRKRIKNDCTCFFSWPCGKPLYSEQRPCSSNAPLPRDGPPSTTVPRHSDKRAWTSTSRQHQPETPWDRNDCGIDTLVAHQEDHNMSFAIEVPGDANPLSLQELCRVLESATSADYARRQAAGQQLTSWETEKGYFSSLQTVFLDKSLPHELRFLAVIQLKNGIDKYWRLLPHVKGGLDPEEKNVVRQRLFQGTLEEEETGLSLHNSLVTAKVIRIDYPQHWPEALSQIIGLVRSSKNGNQQHLYGSLQILLRVVKELGTARLRRSQTALQSVTPEMVYLLGDIYTEKSAVWVDYLTSGRGEEDAADAAMLNSLISLKTIRRLLVVGYEAPHNDKTVEQFWTVSQNHFGQFLGFVSHDSPVPAPYQDTVGKHLLQFTKLHIDMSEAHPASFAVLPNSLPLVHAYWDLVAKFAEVFEKSGGIRQSSGDSGPSESKSKVEGPLLERLALRGLLLMRACLRIAFYPKQTFKFRSAEAKKDENDAVALIKQELLKDDFVVQMANIIITHLFVFRKADLDAWEEDPEEWEQQEQSEGNAYEWEVRPCAEKLFLDLLVNFKDLMIPPLLSYFQTASNSQSDIATKEAVYTAMGLAAPNVMNAFDFDSLLVSTVLQDAQQQGPLYKVLRRRIAIMVSQWVTVKIADNSRPLIYEMFRHFLNPADPNNDIVVRITAARQLRWIVDELAFSAEAFLPYAADVLNELLQLIQNVDVDETKLAVLESMRILVTRLENYVSQFADFIMSSLPSIWENSGTEEYMIKQAIIAIFAALVMSMGSDSQRYHHLMVPLLSEAAKPGSDLHTYLIDEALELWNSVLMQSNPPLSADIMSIAELSLPLLEYQTETAAQALSVVESYILLGTQAVMEDRLRRPFLVALSGVLDSRSREQVRLGTVCIEYLIRAASELGGTQVIMQDLLELGFLKKIMEALHDAWEAHQTTGPNRKVSKLNTITERDYFAILSRLLIADPTLFVTMLTSFGPLEQVWAWLSGEWFSHLDGLDHLPRQKLSLLALARLMELPQPMQNLTLSKLQDYFTLWVGTIAELQDGTTDGTDSLIWGELEPTDYDTPKSIKETEFGAKDPVHTINAMRFVKERLQDIVQRSGGEQQFEQEWAANVDKDVLQKFWSLTQITGA; encoded by the exons ATGGAGCTCACGCCAAACACCAGCCCAAGGGAAGCCAATAGCCCGGGAGATACGCAGCAACGTGCTGGGGCCGCCAAATCAAAAGCCACCATTAGAGCATCTCTCGCCTGTGTGCCCTGTCGATCAAAGCACGTCAAGTGCGACTCGGCCTTACCAACCTGCCTAAGATGCCGCTTGGAGGAGAAGACCTGCTACTACGCAAAGTCTCGCCGAGGTATTCGGGATGCCAAGAAACGCAGTCTCATCAACGATCCTATCGCACCTCCTTCAGCCTCGCCGGACACGCCAGTCTCTTTCCCATCTCCCGAGGTGGCGAGCTTCGATATTCCCATTCACGTAGTCGACAAGCTACCCTGTGGATGGTCTCTGGCCAGGAGCTCTCATCTCCCTGATTTGAACACCGCATCACCGACTTCGCTGCTCTTCGGCCTTTACTTCACCAACTTTCACGATACCCATCCGTGGCTCCTGCCCAGGAACCAGCTCCTGAGTCGTATTCGGTCAAACCCTGAGCCTTTCCATTTCCTCACAAGCTGTATCACGTACGTGGGATCACTCTTCTCAAATGCTGTCTCATCAGAGGAACTTCGAGAGAAAGCATTCAGTCTCGCAAGTGGCAGCTTGCCTATGACTTGCTGGACTGTACAGGGTCTCCTCGTTCTCAGTGTTGCTGCTTTTGGCGAGGGCCGATTGGACTTGAGTGCGGGGTGGATGGACGCTGCAACTCAGATGGCTCTCGATCTCGGCATGCAAGACAAGTCGTTTGCAGATGCTGCAGGTGATCCTTTCGTTGCAGAGAGCTCACGGAGGACCTACTGGGCGCTGTACTGGCAAGGCAACATGCGAGCGATGCGCGAGGACTCGCCCGCTTTCATGTTGTCCGGCGTTGTCGTAACGACTGAACTCCCCTGTGAAGAATGGGAATATCAGTCAGGGGTTAGTCACTATTACCGCCAATCTGATGTTGGTACTAACAAAAACCAGGAGATTCCACAACCGTTGTCCCTTAAGAAGTACAACGCAAGAGATCCTATGGATGAAACGAGCCATTCGTCGTGGACGTATCTCATTGATCTGTGCCGGTTGAGCACGGAGTTGATACTCCCTATGCCAACACTGCCACCAGGACTATTGTCTAATACCATCGATAGAGCCGACTCCAGATTGGTCAGTTGGCTCATCAACCTACCTAAATGGAAACAACAGTTGGTGGACTCGGGGGGTGCAGTTGACATGGTTCTGTTTCACGCGATGGCCTACGCGTATAG CCTGAGGATCAAGATGCAACTACCCATGGAAGCGTCGGGATTTGGGATTCGGGACCTGCTCACGCTTGGCCCGCTCTTCAAAGCGCGCGACATGACCTTACCTCGGATGCCGCGATGCTCCAGCTCGACTTATCCATGGCTCGAATGCTCAACCGCCCTGCAAGCAGGCCTGTCGACAATCGGTCTCTTCAACTTCTCGCTTCCACCGGCCCGATACAGCCCTGCATGCATCATCGGGTTGCGAAGGGCCGCTCTCGCACTACTCGATGCGAGAATGTATGGCGGATCAGATTCGCCGGCTCTGCGTGAGAAGCTTGATCTCCTGCTCGGCGTACTCAAGGTTGCCGGTGAGATGTGGCCCGTCGCAAGAAGCATTGGCAATGAAGTCAGCGAAGTGTTGAGAGAGCTTAATGTGACCAACAATCGTGACAGCGTCACTCAGCTAAACTCATGCATGGATGCTTTCATCACTGACATGTCAACGCCTGCGGTGGCCCCAGATTCTGGCATGTTTTCATTTCCTGAGCCAAGAACAGTGGAGGAGATGTTCAACTGGAGCACCGGAATCATGAACATGGGATT GATGTTCTCACCAGAGGCCCAGCTACGCATTAGGAAGAGGATCAAAAATGATTG CACATGCTTCTTCTCTTGGCCCTGTGGAAAGCCATTGTACAG CGAACAGCGCCCATGCTCCTCAAACGCCCCACTACCCCGCGATGGACCGCCCTCTACAACAGTGCCCCGCCACAGCGATAAGAGGGCCTGG ACTTCAACCTCTCGACAACACCAACCCGAAACTCCTTGGGACCGAAACGACTGTGGCATCGACACCTTGGTCGCTCACCAGGAAGACCACAACATGAGCTTCGCGATCGAGGTGCCCGGCGATGCCAACCCCCTCAGCCTGCAGGAGCTCTGCCGCGTTCTCGAATCCGCGACTTCGGCCGACTATGCGCGCAGACAGGCCGCTGGGCAACAGCTGACATCATGGGAAACGGAGAAGGGATACTTCTCTTCCCTTCAG ACCGTTTTTCTCGATAAATCCCTTCCTCACGAGCTTCGATTCCTAGCCGTCATTCAGCTTAAGAACGGCATCGACAAATACTGGCGCCTGCTCCCCCACGTCAAAGGTGGACTGGACCCGGAAGAAAAGAATGTCGTCCGGCAACGCTTGTTCCAGGGCACGctcgaagaggaggagacAGGACTGTCGCTGCACAACTCCCTCGTCACCGCCAAAGTCATTAGGATTGACTACCCGCAGCACTGGCCGGAAGCACTCTCGCAAATTATCGGCTTGGTCAGGTCCTCAAAGAACGGCAATCAGCAGCATCTTTATGGTTCTCTCCAGATCCTCCTTCGCGTTGTGAAGGAGCTGGGCACCGCTCGCCTCAGAAGATCCCAAACCGCCCTCCAGTCTGTCACCCCCGAAATGGTGTACTTGCTGGGAGATATTTACACCGAAAAGTCAGCAGTCTGGGTTGATTATCTCACGAGTGGTCGTGGCGAGGAGGATGCGGCCGATGCGGCTATGCTCAACAGTCTCATCTCTCTTAAAACCATTCGACGGTTGCTCGTGGTAGGCTATGAGGCTCCTCATAACGACAAGACGGTCGAACAGTTTTGGACCGTGTCTCAAAATCACTTTGGCCAATTCCTTGGCTTTGTGAGCCACGACTCGCCAGTCCCGGCACCCTATCAAGATACCGTGGGAAAGCACCTCCTGCAGTTTACAAAGCTGCATATCGACATGTCCGAGGCGCATCCCGCCAGTTTCGCCGTTTTACCAAATTCTTTACCCTTGGTTCACGCCTACTGGGATCTCGTCGCGAAGTTTGCCGAAGTTTTCGAAAAGTCAGGTGGCATCCGGCAGTCTTCCGGTGATTCGGGCCCATCAGAATCAAAGTCGAAGGTCGAGGGACCCTTGCTGGAAAGACTGGCCCTGAGGGGCCTGCTGCTGATGAGAGCATGCTTGAGAATTGCATTTTATCCCAAGCAGACGTTCAAATTCCGGAGTGCGGAAGCTAAGAAGGACGAGAATGATGCTGTTGCGCTCATCAAGCAAGAGCTTCTCAAGGATGATTTCGTGGTCCAGATGGCGAATATCATCATCACACATCTCTTCGTCTTCCGGAAGGCAGATCTCGATGCATGGGAGGAAGACCCCGAGGAGTGGGAACAACAGGAACAGAGTGAGGGCAACGCCTACGAATGGGAAGTCCGCCCCTGCGCTGAGAAGCTCTTCCTTGACTTGCTTGTCAACTTCAAGGATCTCATGATACCACCTCTGCTTTCTTACTTCCAAACCGCGTCAAACTCACAGTCAGATATCGCTACAAAGGAAGCAGTGTATACGGCTATGGGTTTGGCTGCACCCAACGTCATGAACGCGTTCGATTTCGATAGTCTCCTGGTCTCGACTGTTCTTCAAGACGCGCAGCAACAAGGGCCCTTGTATAAGGTTCTCCGCAGACGCATCGCAATCATGGTCAGCCAATGGGTTACGGTCAAGATTGCCGACAACAGTAGACCACTCATCTACGAAATGTTCCGTCACTTTCTCAACCCCGCGGACCCGAACAACGACATTGTCGTCAGAATCACAGCCGCGCGTCAGCTGCGGTGGATCGTAGACGAGCTTGCCTTCAGCGCAGAGGCTTTCCTCCCCTACGCAGCCGATGTGCTTAATGAGCTACTTCAGCTCATCCAAAATGTTGACGTGGACGAGACCAAGCTCGCCGTGCTGGAGTCCATGCGTATCTTGGTCACGAGACTAGAGAATTACGTCTCTCAGTTCGCAGACTTTATCATGTCAAGCCTACCGAGCATTTGGGAAAACTCTGGAACGGAGGAGTACATGATTAAACAGGCAATCATCGCCATCTTTGCCGCGCTGGTTATGTCCATGGGCAGCGACTCTCAGAGGTATCATCACCTGATGGTCCCGTTGCTCTCAGAAGCAGCCAAACCGGGCTCCGACCTGCACACGTACCTGATCGACGAGGCATTGGAGCTATGGAACTCTGTTCTCATGCAGAGCAACCCGCCCTTATCCGCAGATATTATGAGCATCGCGGAATTATCACTTCCCCTGCTGGAGTATCAAACAGAGACCGCTGCGCAGGCGTTGTCCGTGGTTGAGTCCTACATTCTCCTTGGCACACAAGCTGTTATGGAAGATAGACTGCGGCGTCCATTCTTAGTCGCTCTGTCAGGCGTTCTCGACTCTAGAAGCCGAGAGCAGGTCAGGCTCGGCACCGTGTGCATTGAATATCTGATTCGGGCCGCCTCCGAGCTCGGCGGAACCCAGGTGATTATGCAGGATCTTCTCGAACTTGGTTTCTTGAAGAAGATTATGGAGGCTCTCCACGATGCTTGGGAGGCACACCAGACGACCGGACCGAACAGGAAGGTTAGCAAGCTCAACACGATAACAGAACGCGACTACTTTGCAATTCTCTCAAGACTCCTTATCGCCGACCCGACACTCTTCGTCACCATGCTCACATCTTTCGGGCCTCTAGAACAGGTTTGGGCCTGGCTCAGCGGCGAGTGGTTCTCTCACCTCGACGGGCTGGATCATCTTCCTAGGCAGAAGCTGTCCCTCCTGGCCCTGGCGCGCCTTATGGAGCTCCCGCAGCCCATGCAGAACCTCACACTGAGCAAGTTGCAAGACTATTTCACGCTGTGGGTTGGCACCATTGCCGAGCTCCAGGACGGTACGACGGACGGCACCGACTCGCTCATCTGGGGCGAACTCGAGCCCACGGATTACGATACACCCAAGAGCATCAAGGAGACGGAGTTTGGCGCCAAGGATCCCGTCCACACGATCAACGCCATGAGATTCGTCAAGGAGAGGCTGCAGGATATCGTCCAGCGCTCCGGTGGAGAACAGCAGTTTGAGCAGGAGTGGGCTGCCAATGTGGACAAGGACGTTTTGCAGAAGTTTTGGTCGTTGACGCAGATCACTGGCGCTTAG
- a CDS encoding Pex2/Pex12 amino terminal region: protein MNKSRSLRKLWSYKKDRGPDLHWNGTGAPGRQTPASGRFSAQATPAQVMAQVIIPRPSAAGRGLGDLSSATGLVAADAAQQRLAARRQAREADNAARLAAQRDSSRARAQIDRLPFPFSRLGSAWDSISTQDGTRPAFRVGQVDAELLDDELLELLRGQVGDALKYFAGGHLKDDWSAEILLALRAILFKLTVWDNDATYGAALQNLKYTDARKDGSVLVAPSRWQKSLYGLATVFGKYGWEKWENWLLENDDGYSDEPNPRLQRLSRLTSRVTTLHAGAAFVSFLVFLLQGRYRTLLDRVLRMRLAPPTSQVSREVSFEYLNRQLVWHAFTEFLLFILPLVGINRWRRWISRTWRKTKEIITTKGDEDKSANGELGFLPERTCAICYQDQNALASTETEIMAAAASSGVIGSSQTDITNPYETIPCGCIYCFVCIATRLEREEGEGWTCLKCGELVKECKPWSGDVLEPPKKSPTAKVVAFLDDARDSQSEIGTEGNADSEEGEGMNSTEFIDVSQDKDYSDDTDTGDSEGFEETMDQDE from the exons ATGAATAAGAGTCGGAGTCTCAGGAAGCTGTGGTCGTACAAGAAGGACAGGGGACCTGACCTCCACTGGAATGGCACGGGCGCCCCGGGACGTCAGACTCCAGCCTCCGGCCGATTCTCGGCTCAGGCCACTCCCGCCCAGGTCATGGCTCAGGTAATAATCCCCAGACCATCCGCGGCAGGCAGGGGCCTCGGGGACTTGAGCAGCGCAACGGGTTTGGTGGCAGCCGATGCAG CGCAGCAGCGGCTGGCAGCACGACGACAAGCCCGCGAAGCCGATAACGCAGCACGACTCGCCGCCCAGCGTGATTCCTCACGCGCCCGCGCCCAGATTGATCGTTTGCCCTTCCCTTTCAGTCGCCTCGGCTCAGCATGGGACTCGATTTCAACGCAAGACGGCACTCGCCCCGCCTTCAGGGTCGGGCAAGTCGACGCAGAATTACTCGATGACGAACTATTGGAGTTGCTTCGCGGCCAGGTTGGCGATGCACTCAAGTACTTCGCTGGCGGCCACCTGAAAGACGACTGGTCTGCTGAGATCCTTCTTGCACTTCGCGCCATCCTATTCAAGTTGACAGTCTGGGATAACGACGCGACATATGGAGCAGCTCTACAGAACCTGAAATACACGGATGCGCGCAAAGATGGATCCGTCCTCGTTGCGCCATCTAGGTGGCAGAAGTCACTATACGGATTAGCCACCGTATTTGGGAAATACGGCTGGGAGAAGTGGGAGAACTGGTTGCTCGAGAACGACGATGGTTACAGCGACGAGCCCAACCCTCGACTCCAAAGATTGTCGCGGCTGACGTCCCGGGTAACGACGCTCCACGCTGGAGCAGCCTTCGTTTCGTTTCTCGTCTTTCTACTGCAGGGAAGATATCGCACCCTTCTCGATAGAGTCTTACGAATGCGCCTGGCTCCACCAACCAGTCAGGTGAGCCGAGAGGTCTCTTTTGAGTACCTCAACCGACAACTTGTTTGGCACGCTTTCACGGAGTTTCTTCTATTCATATTGCCGCTTGTTGGCATCAACCGGTGGAGGAGGTGGATTTCAAGGACATGGCGCAAGACGAAAGAGATCATCACCACAAAGGGAGACGAAGATAAGTCGGCTAATGGTGAACTGGGCTTTTTGCCCGAACGCACATGCGCCATATGCTACCAGGATCAGAACGCCCTTGCGAGCACAGAGACCGAGATCATGGCAGCGGCCGCATCAAGTGGTGTTATCGGCTCATCCCAAACCGATATCACCAATCCTTACGAGACCATCCCTTGCGGCTGCATCTATTGCTTTGTCTGCATCGCAACGCGACTAGAGCGCGAAGAAGGTGAAGGCTGGACGTGTCTCAAGTGTGGCGAGCTCGTCAAAGAGTGCAAGCCATGGAGCGGCGACGTTTTAGAGCCACCAAAGAAGTCGCCAACTGCCAAAGTTGTGGCCTTTCTAGATGACGCCAGGGATTCCCAGAGTGAAATTGGCACGGAGGGCAACGCTGATAGCGAAGAGGGCGAGGGCATGAATAGCACCGAGTTTATTGATGTTTCTCAGGATAAAGACTATTCTGACGATACGGATACTGGCGACTCAGAAGGGTTCGAGGAGACAATGGACCAGGACGAGTAA
- a CDS encoding adenine phosphoribosyltransferase produces MSSEQLPLSNDASAATINPLAAHPIRPQDAQGRQPAAASAASPELASGKVKLTGALRHFADFPIKGIDFVDIMPLFLDPTVHQTLGDALELQVKEAFPTLPDVIVGLDARGFLFGPGMALRLSTSFAPVRKQGKLPGPCVTAEYQKEYGSDFFQMQQDAIKPGQKVLVVDDIIATGGSAKAAADLINQLGGEIVGYLFILEIPGLNGREKLGDTKTVILLEDA; encoded by the exons ATGTCCTCCGAACAACTCCCCCTCTCAAACGACGCCTCTGCGGCTACAATCAACCCTTTGGCCGCCCACCCCATCCGCCCTCAAGATGCCCAGGGACGAcagcccgccgccgcctccgccgcctcCCCCGAACTCGCCAGTGGGAAGGTGAAGCTCACGGGCGCTCTGCGTCACTTTGCTGATTTCCCTATCAAGGGAATCGACTTTGTCGACATCATGCCCCTCTTCCTCGACCCCACCGTTCACCAGACTCTCGGCGATGCCCTTGAGTTGCAGGTCAAGGAGGCTTTCCCGACTCTTCCCGACGTCATTGTCGGTCTCGACGCCCGTGGTTTCCTTTTTGGCCCCGGCATGGCCCTCCGCCTCAGCACCAGCTTCGCCCCGGTGCGCAAGCAGGGCAAGCTGCCCGGCCCGTGCGTTACCGCCGAGTACCAGAAGGAGTACGGCTCCGACTTCTTCCAGATGCAGCAGGATGCCATCAAGCCTGGCCAGAAGGTTCTGGTCGTCGATGACATTATTGCTACTG GTGGTTCCGCAAAGGCTGCGGCCGACCTCATCAACCAGCTCGGTGGCGAGATTGTCGGCTATCTCTTCATCCTAGAAATTCCCGGTCTGAACGGCCGTGAGAAGCTCGGCGACACCAAGACCGTCATCCTCCTCGAAGACGCATAA